The DNA window ATAGAGGACGTATCGAATCGACGTTTGAGCGAGTCAATCGTTGGTTTTGCTCCCTGCAACGGATAGCCATCGGCGAGCCAAAGCTGGGTGATGCTGTCGGTTTCCGGAGGCGTATAAATGTTCGTCGGGAAGTCCGCGTCTTCCGACGACCGAGAACGGTCTCCTCTGACTGTCGATTCGTCATCGTTGTCCTGTATAGAACACTCGTCGTTAGGTGTCTGCCGACAGAACTCCTCGATCACAGGAGAGATAGAACCTGTCCATCGTTGACAGCTCAGGGGTAGACACCGTATCGTTCCGAGACTCTGGACAACGAACGGTAAAAACGGTATGTGTTTCCCTAACGGACGAACATCAGCAGTGAGTGGCCAGCGGGGCACAAGATCATCAAAAAGATCGAACGGGATCGAGACGTACTCGTCCAGCCGTTCGACCAGCGGCTGCTCATAGAGGGTAGCGAAATCAATCTCGAGTCCGGCATCAAGTAGGCGCTCTTCTAAGGTTGCACGCTCTTTGAGTGGAAACGGATAGAATCCCTCCGTTCGAGTGATACAATCGAGCGTGAAGACTCGTTTGAGAAGTCGTGCTGCACCAGCTTCGAGTCCATCACCCCGATCGAGCGGATGGGTGGTATCAGCAGTAACGATTCGAGGAGTGTCACCGGGACGAACGATGGCGTTCAGATAGTAGGCGAGCGGCGCGATCGGATAGATGGCTTCGAGCGACGGTGGAACTTCGATACGAACACTTGCCGTCTCCTCAGTCCGCTCGAGATTTGCAGGCGCTTGAAAACGCTCACCGCGCTCGAACAACGGTGGATGGCCGCGCAACGTCGGAAACGACCGTTCACAGGAAGTGGTTTTGAGTGCCGAACCAAGACACGAAAACGCGCGCATCACATCATAGGGTCGATCCGTCGTCGTCACCGTCGCAGCCGGTAATTCGTGAAAGGATCGCAATCCGAACCGGACGGTGTTGGCATCCGAGCAATCGATGATCCGCCCCCGATCCGATTCCGAACGAATCGTTACCGGACCATCAACGACCAGATACACCTTCATTTCTATCGACATGATATCGATAGTGTACTGTCCCGACGGAAGGGAATCCGATTCATCCCCTTTTATTTCTGCGACGATAGACTTATTAGAATTACGTACTGCAACTGGGTGGAGCTTACCCGTCCAGAGAACGAGTGGTGTCAGCTCATATGCTACCTCCACTGGAAAAAGGAACATATCTGTCGTACACTGTGTCGGGTTCGGAATGTGACTCGTCAACAGCGTGGTGGACACCCCTTGGATATCATCGATCAGTTCAAGGGCTGGTGGTTTTCGAGACACGTCGACGCGAATATCATCACAGCAGGTCGGAAGACTCATGATCAAACTGGGGACCGATCGGTCTCAAGCCTCGATACATGTGGGACTGACGGAAAACCACCCATCCGGATCAGCGTCCTACGTAGGGCGACATCCAGACGAAACGGACTCAAGCTAGAGAGTCCATTCGGGACGACAGCCTCAATCGATTCATACGCCATCGTTCCAAATGACGTATTCAGTATTGGAGAGCTGCCTCCGACCACACACCGGAGCGACGTGCCAACTATTCCTACTACATCCCGACCGATTTTGTATCGTTCAATTTTGGACTGCATGAATACAACAAATGATATCTGATCCTGAGACGGTTCATGCCCGGAGGAGTTCGAACACACTCACATCCCCATACAATGCACGGATTCCCTTACAGAAATATTAATCCATCGAAAATGCGTTTCATATCATGTAACTCCATTTCCCCGGTTATGCTGTGAATTGAATATCATACTATATGTATTCTTGAAATATATATCTAAATGATATCTATATTCATAAACATTAATGAACTCGCTTGTGCGCGCCTATTTATGAAGAAAAATACTAACATCCCTAATTGATCCGACCACGAAAAAGATGCGTTAATTGTCAATAAACTCGACAGGAGCATTCCGGGAACGTTTGATCGAAGTTCGTTTTCTCGTTTCCTTAGAAACGCCGGTGTCAAATGTTTCCTAGATAACTATGGTGAAGTCTGGAGTTTAATCTCATCGTCTGTTACGTCAACGATTTCTTGTTCTTGGAGCGGAAACGTTTCTTCGTCGATATCCTTCCATCCTAACTGGGACATCACTTTATCTGTGAGACCGGGATCAGGTTCGACGTACGCCGTTCCATGTTCGACAGTGGCCACGATACCAACAGTCGTATCGCCACGAACGACGGATTTCCCTTCGTCGGATTCTGTGATCCTTGACATCACACGATGTCTATCGTCTGGCACGAACATATGGCTCTCGGCTGCAAATGCTGCTGTTCACTGCACCGTTGACTGCTACATACCGATTGCCGTCGCCGACAGCCCTAGACTCGATACGAATAATTAATTACTGTTTGCCCATAAGCAAATGCCATAACTTTCTACACGTCGTCGGATTTTGGGTATCAATCTGTTGCAGTTCCGGAGAGAAACACGATGGATGGGGAAAAGAACCAATCTCGCCTCGAGCCGATGGAGCGAGAGATCATGGAGCAACGTGCCAGGCACTGAGCACACGGTTACGACGATCTTACGATCCAAGCTATTGCTGACGAGTTCGAAAACAGTAAATCTCGTTCTATTATCGCTACGATAGTAATGTTGATTCCGCGTCCGATAGAGATCGATATAAAATTCTGCGAGAGTCTCGACCTCTTTCCCGAGAGATGATCGATATCGCCGCCATTGATCTCATAGGCCACTGGTTTCTCGACAGTTGCGGTGAGCATCTCGTACTGCCCAGCCTCGGCTAACTCATCAATATATGCGAGTGTCGAGAGTTTGCTCGATCGGGGGTGAAAGGTGGTCGCTAAAGGAAAAACGAGATGATCGCCAATATGATGAAAATGACAATAAGTATGTATGCGATTCTCATTGTGACCCCTGCGATACCGCGCGCACCGACGATGTACGCAGCGAGTGCGAGGACGATAAACACGACTGCGAGAGACGCAAATCCTCCCTGAATAACAGGGCCGACCCCTGAGACAACAGAAGCAGGGGAAAGAATCATTGCTCTACCCCTAAAAACGCTGCTGGCTGCTGTTTACAAATCGATCGATCGACGCTAGTTGGATTACGTTGGCCGTTCACATTGTGTGATAATATCTGCCAATGTATTATGATTATGCTTGCATAAAACAGGATATTACAGTCGACAGCCTCAAGGGCAAGTCAACAGTGCTTGATCCACAGTGTGTTCCACTAACCAATTATTTAGTTTCACTAACTTTTTTCCTTAGAGAAGGGGGTGATGATACGGCTGTTTCGCGTGATACGGAGTTTGACGAAGGACAGTCCATCGATGGTTACGGGAAGCATGGTCTCCGGAATCGAGTTCGTTATGGACCGAAGACAATCCTTCGCGGGGACAATGCGGCGTTACTGCTCTCATACTCCAAGATCGATTCGGTGGAGAGATTCGAACACGAACAGGGATCAATACGTGGCACTCTCGAAACGATTTCACGCCGCGAGTGATCGAGACTGAAGCCGTTCACACCGTCACGGGGGTTTCCTGATAGGAGCCATACTGATCCTCGAAGACACCCATGATCTCGCCCATCGTGGCGTAAGTTTTCACGGCGTCGATGATGTACGGCATCACGTTTTCATCCGATTCGATGGCGTCAGACAGGGATGTGAGGGCGGTTGCAACCGCTTGGTCGTCTCGTTCGCGCTTGACTCGTTGAAGTCGTTCGAGCTGCGCTTGTTCGGCACCCTCATCCACGGTGAGAATATCGACGGACGTGTCTTCCTCAATCTCGTACTCGTTGACACCAACGACCGTTTCTTCACCTGCGTCGACGCGCTGTTGATACTCATAGGAGGAATCCTGAATCTCTCGATGGAAATAGCCGTCGTCGATTCCGTAAAGGACACCGTTGCGCACGGAACCATCTCCCTTCGCTTTGATCTCCTCGATGTACTCTATGATTTCGGTTTCCATTTCGTCAGTAAGAGCCTCAACGGCGAAGCTACCTCCGAGCGGATCAACGATGTCGGCCACGCCCGACTCCTCGGCGATGATCTGTTGGGTCCGTAACGCGACTCGGACGGCTTTCTCGGAGGGTAGTGCAAGCGCCTCGTCGAAGGAATTGGTGTGTAGCGACTGAGTTCCTCCGAGGACACCCGCAAGCGCTTGTATCGTTACTCGGGCGATGTTGTTCATCGGCTGTTGGGCGGTCAACGACTGTCCTGCCGTCTGGGTATGGAACTTCAACCGCTTCGCTTCATCAGTTTGTGCACCGTACCACTCGTCCATGATCCGAGCATAGACGCGCCGACTAGCACGGAACTTCGCCACTTCCTCGAAGAGGGAGTTGTGTGAATTAAAGAAAAACGAAAGGAGCGGCGCGAATTCATCTACATCTAGTCCTCGTTTTAGACAGTCCTCAACGTAGGCGAAACCATCGGCAAGGGTGAAAGCGGCTTCTTGAGCGGCCGTCGAGCCAGCTTCTCGGATGTGATATCCCGAGATCGATACCGGGTGGAACTTCGGCGTTTGCTTGACCGCGAACTCGATGGTGTCGGTCACCACATCCAACGACGGTTCGGGGGGAATCACCCACTCTTTCTGGGCGATGAACTCCTTGAGCATGTCGTTTTGAAGGGTGCCGTTGATCTGGTTGCGAGGGACGTCCTGCTGATCGGCAAGCGCGACGTACATCGCATAGATCACTGCGGCACTCGGATTGATGGTGAAAGAAGTAGATACCTCCTCGATATCGATGCCGTCGAACAACACTTCCATGTCTGCGAGCGTATCGACGGCGACGCCCTCTTTTCCAACTTCTCCCTCGCTCATGGGGTGATCGGAGTCGATCCCCATCAAGGAGGGCATATCGAAAGCGGTCGAAAGGCCAGTTTGCCCTTCTTCGATGAGATAGTGAAAGCGCTCATTGGTCTCCTCGGCTGTTCCGAACCCGGCAAACTGACGCATCGTCCACGTCCGACCCCGATACATCGTCGGATATGGACCACGCGTGTATGGGGGTTCACCAGGCATACCGAGATCCGCTTCGTAGTCGAGGTCAGCTATGTCCATTGGCGTGTACAGTCGGTTAATCTCGTGATTCGAGACGGTCGCGAATCGATCGCGCCGCTCACCGTAAGAATCGATCACAGGATCGAGGGTGTCCTCTTCCCACGTGTCGTGAGCCTCACGAATGGTGTCGAGGTCGTCCTCATCGTACATGTGTCTCTCGTTTGGCATCCGAAAGTAAAACAGTTCCTATTAGTAGTAAAATATACACGGGGAGATTAAGGTGGATTATATTCCTCGTTGCACTTTATGCCGGTCTCAGTTCAGAATAACCGAGAGACGGTTAGGAGGGGGAAGGACCCTCACCCCTGATCAAGAGTGTATCGTTAACCGCCTCGTTCTTTGACCCCCTCGCCCCTCGTCAAGAGTGTAAGCGCGTTATGGACGAAGAGAACCGGGGATTCAACCTATTTGTTATCCAACTTCTTTCACCCACCCACCCCTGATCAAGAGTGTATCCATTTACGAAGGGGGACCGGACTGAACGATCATCTCGGCAACCTTCGTCGGTTATCGAGTCCCCCACCCCTCGTCAAGAGTGTAAGCTCGAAAGGAGTCGGTGTTCTATACCTCCACGAGCGGCAGCTGTCCCGCTAAGCTATCCCACTAGTTCTAGCGTTTAATTTTGGAGCTGCGACAGTACTTTAATGTGCTACTGGCGTTTTCTTATTCTCCTAGTATTATCACTGTCTAGCCTAGGATTTCATCTAGTGTCTCTAGCTGTACCTAGCTAATTCTCTAGTAGTAGCTGGTTAAGCTGTAAGCTACATCTAGTTAGTACATCTAGTTAGTACATCTAGTTAGCTACGTCTAGTTAGCTATATCTAGTTAGTATATGTCTATAGTAGTTTATAGTATGTGTCTAGTACGTTTCATATGTCTAGTACGCTATCTAGCATCCACATGGCAGCAGAAAAGCAAAATCTTTATAACTAATACGCGAGAATAGTCCATTAAGTGTATCGTGAAAGAAGAGAACGAAGAGACCGTTCTCGTTCCTATCGAAACGATACCACCAAGCAGATTTTTATTTCCGCTATTCTATCACCTCTAATCGGGTTTTTCGACCTTTTCCGGAAAAATAACCCTCGTCTCGCTTGGACACCTCCCTTCGTGAACGGATACACTCTTGATCAGGGGTGGGTGGGTGGGGAAACGAGGTGAACCGCCAATACACTCTTGATCAGGGGTGCCCCCGTCTCGTTACGAGTTGTCATGATATGCAATCACAGAGAGACGCGATACATTCTGTTTCTGGTCCATCAGTCATGGATATGATACGGTTCGTACGCCGCTGTCACATCAGCGTGAACCGGAGAGATACACTCTTTCTGAGGAGGGATAAACCTAAGTAAACTCCCTCCACTGCATTGGATATACATGGTCGACGAGCCTCCTCGACTATCCGATTTCGACGACCGGTTTGAAGATCCGTCCAAAGATCCTCTGTTCAATTTTGACGACAATCCTTCCCACACCCATATTTTCAACCGGAAGGAGCTTCTCAAGGTCGGCCACGTTCCAGAGAGCGCTCGTATCGTAGGTCGGGACGACGAGATCGAAGCTGTCGCCGCGGAGCTTCGGCCCATCGTTCAAGATCAACCCCCGAACAACGTCATGATCTATGGGAAGACCGGAACCGGGAAATCCTTGGTCGCACGCCATGTCACTGAACGAGCGAAGCGTGCTGCGGAGGCTCAGGGAGCGTCTGTCGGGATGGTGTACGTCGATTGTGCTCAACATAACACTCAAACCCGTGTCGCTCGCTCGATCACCCGTACTGTGAACTCTCCGGACATAACTGGCTTCGACATTCCTCGATCCGGTATCGGAAGCGGAGAGTACTATGATTATCTGTGGGATATCCTCGATCAACGATACAACGCGGTTGTGATCATCCTTGATGAGGTCGACCGTCTCGAAAACGATGACGTGCTGATGCAACTTTCCCGTGCCCGTGAATCCGGCAAAGCCGATTGCCATCTCGGGATCATTGCGATCAGTAACAAGATCGAATACCACAACGAGCTGAACGAACGCGTCAAAAGCAGTCTTCGCGAGGAGGAATTCGTGTTCCAGCCCTACGACGCAAATCAGCTTCGGGAA is part of the Halocatena salina genome and encodes:
- a CDS encoding PRC-barrel domain containing protein — protein: MSRITESDEGKSVVRGDTTVGIVATVEHGTAYVEPDPGLTDKVMSQLGWKDIDEETFPLQEQEIVDVTDDEIKLQTSP
- a CDS encoding DUF1328 family protein; translated protein: MILSPASVVSGVGPVIQGGFASLAVVFIVLALAAYIVGARGIAGVTMRIAYILIVIFIILAIISFFL
- a CDS encoding methylmalonyl-CoA mutase family protein; this encodes MYDEDDLDTIREAHDTWEEDTLDPVIDSYGERRDRFATVSNHEINRLYTPMDIADLDYEADLGMPGEPPYTRGPYPTMYRGRTWTMRQFAGFGTAEETNERFHYLIEEGQTGLSTAFDMPSLMGIDSDHPMSEGEVGKEGVAVDTLADMEVLFDGIDIEEVSTSFTINPSAAVIYAMYVALADQQDVPRNQINGTLQNDMLKEFIAQKEWVIPPEPSLDVVTDTIEFAVKQTPKFHPVSISGYHIREAGSTAAQEAAFTLADGFAYVEDCLKRGLDVDEFAPLLSFFFNSHNSLFEEVAKFRASRRVYARIMDEWYGAQTDEAKRLKFHTQTAGQSLTAQQPMNNIARVTIQALAGVLGGTQSLHTNSFDEALALPSEKAVRVALRTQQIIAEESGVADIVDPLGGSFAVEALTDEMETEIIEYIEEIKAKGDGSVRNGVLYGIDDGYFHREIQDSSYEYQQRVDAGEETVVGVNEYEIEEDTSVDILTVDEGAEQAQLERLQRVKRERDDQAVATALTSLSDAIESDENVMPYIIDAVKTYATMGEIMGVFEDQYGSYQETPVTV
- a CDS encoding orc1/cdc6 family replication initiation protein; its protein translation is MVDEPPRLSDFDDRFEDPSKDPLFNFDDNPSHTHIFNRKELLKVGHVPESARIVGRDDEIEAVAAELRPIVQDQPPNNVMIYGKTGTGKSLVARHVTERAKRAAEAQGASVGMVYVDCAQHNTQTRVARSITRTVNSPDITGFDIPRSGIGSGEYYDYLWDILDQRYNAVVIILDEVDRLENDDVLMQLSRARESGKADCHLGIIAISNKIEYHNELNERVKSSLREEEFVFQPYDANQLREIMNHRRDAFHDSVITDDVIPLTAAFAAQEHGDARKAIEILRHAGELAERQNADRIREEHVRDAQEWAEIDRFEELLRGSTTQVKFILYALALLTENNTDDEFSTSHIYDHYTEIANTLGTKTLSEHRVYELLKEQAFLGVIESTRTGGGRGQGSYLEHRLVQDTDIVLKSVLRDSQLEKLK